Proteins found in one candidate division KSB1 bacterium genomic segment:
- a CDS encoding glycosidase → MNDYHHFISRPNIKLPSRNNIYCRYKYPVLEAQHTPPFWRFDLNYETNPHLLERLGVNCVFNSGAIMLDNKIYLMARVEGVDRKSFFAVAESETGVDGFKFWDYPVVLPETEDPDINVYDMRLVKHEDGWIYGLFCTERKDPKAPRTDTSSAVAQGGIARTKDLRTWERLPDLKSSSPQQRNVVLHPEFVNGKYAFYTRPQDGFIDTGTGGGIGWGLSDSMNPAIVTEEIIVDDRRYHTIKEVKNGQGPAPIKTEYGWLHLAHGVRACAAGLRYVLYMFMTDLKEPWRVTHAPGGYFIAPEGEERVGDVSNVVFSNGWVLRGDEVLIYYASSDTRQHVATAPLEKLIDYVMNTPEDPGRSYACVQQRISLIDRNLKALKAMKIAW, encoded by the coding sequence CATTTCATCAGCCGACCGAACATCAAGCTGCCCTCGCGCAACAACATTTACTGCCGCTACAAATATCCGGTATTGGAGGCGCAGCATACACCGCCTTTCTGGCGCTTCGACCTCAACTACGAGACCAATCCCCATTTGCTGGAGCGACTAGGGGTTAACTGCGTGTTCAATTCCGGCGCCATCATGTTAGACAACAAGATCTATCTCATGGCGCGCGTCGAAGGCGTCGACCGCAAATCCTTTTTTGCCGTGGCCGAAAGCGAGACGGGCGTGGACGGATTCAAGTTTTGGGACTATCCGGTGGTTTTGCCCGAGACGGAGGACCCGGACATCAACGTCTACGACATGCGGCTGGTCAAGCATGAGGACGGCTGGATCTATGGTCTTTTCTGCACAGAACGCAAAGACCCCAAGGCTCCTCGCACGGACACCTCTTCGGCAGTGGCGCAGGGAGGGATTGCCCGCACCAAGGATTTGAGGACGTGGGAACGGCTGCCTGACCTCAAGTCCAGTTCGCCGCAGCAGCGCAACGTGGTGCTGCATCCGGAGTTCGTCAACGGCAAATATGCCTTTTACACGCGGCCGCAGGACGGCTTTATCGATACCGGAACCGGCGGCGGCATTGGCTGGGGCCTTTCTGACAGCATGAATCCTGCTATCGTTACGGAAGAAATCATCGTCGACGATCGCCGCTACCACACCATTAAGGAGGTTAAAAACGGCCAAGGGCCGGCGCCGATCAAAACGGAATACGGCTGGCTTCACCTGGCGCACGGCGTCCGCGCCTGCGCTGCCGGACTGCGTTATGTTCTCTACATGTTCATGACCGACCTTAAGGAACCTTGGCGGGTGACGCATGCGCCGGGCGGCTATTTTATCGCTCCGGAAGGCGAAGAGCGCGTCGGCGATGTTTCCAACGTCGTTTTTTCCAACGGCTGGGTGCTGCGCGGCGATGAGGTGTTGATTTACTACGCATCGTCGGACACGCGGCAACATGTCGCAACGGCCCCCTTGGAAAAACTCATCGATTATGTGATGAATACGCCGGAAGACCCTGGTCGTTCGTACGCCTGCGTTCAGCAGCGGATTTCGCTCATCGACCGGAACCTCAAGGCTCTCAAAGCAATGAAAATCGCTTGGTAA